The Muntiacus reevesi chromosome 10, mMunRee1.1, whole genome shotgun sequence genome has a segment encoding these proteins:
- the NEFM gene encoding neurofilament medium polypeptide — MSYTLDSLGNPSAYRRVTETRSSFSRISGSPSSGFRSQSWSRGSPSTVSSSYKRSALAPRLAYSSAMLSSAESSLDFSQSSSLLNGGSGPGGDYKLSRSNEKEQLQGLNDRFAGYIEKVHYLEQQNKEIEAEIQALRQKQASHAQLGDAYDQEIRELRATLEMVNHEKAQVQLDSDHLEEDIHRLKERFEEEARLRDDTEAAIRALRKDIEESSLVKVELDKKVQSLQDEVAFLRSNHEEEVADLLAQIQASHITVERKDYLKTDISTALKEIRSQLECHSDQNMHQAEEWFKCRYAKLTEAAEQNKEAIRSAKEEIAEYRRQLQSKSIELESVRGTKESLERQLSDIEERHNHDLSSYQDTIQQLENELRGTKWEMARHLREYQDLLNVKMALDIEIAAYRKLLEGEETRFSTFAGSITGPLYTHRQPSIAISSKIQKTKVEAPKLKVQHKFVEEIIEETKVEDEKSEMEEALTAITEELAVSMKEEVKEEEAEEKEEKEAAEEEVVAAKKSPVKAAAPELKEEEAEKEEEEGQEEEEEEEEAAKSDQAEEGGSEKEVSSEKEEEGETEAEGEGEEAAEAKEEKKTEEKAEEVAPKEELVAEAKVEKPEKAKSPVPKSPLAKSPEAKSPAAKSPPAKSPEAKSPAAKSPPAKSPEAKSPAAKSPPAKSPEAKSPAAKSPPAKSPAAKSPAAKSPVEEVKPKAEAGAEKGEQKEKVEEEKKEEAKASPKEEKVEKKEEKPKDVPEKKAESPVKAESPVKEEVPAKPVKVSPEKEAKEEEKPQEKEKEKEKVEEVGGKEEGGLKESRKEDIAINGEVEGKEEEQETKEKGSGGEEEKGVVTNGLDVSPADEKKGGDKSEEKVMVTKMIEKITSEGGDGATKYITKSVTVTQKVEEHEETFEEKLVSTKKVEKVTSHAIVKEVTHSD, encoded by the exons ATGAGCTACACGTTGGACTCGCTGGGCAACCCGTCCGCCTACCGGCGGGTGACCGAGACCCGCTCGAGCTTCAGCCGCATTAGCGGCTCCCCGTCCAGCGGCTTCCGCTCGCAGTCGTGGTCCCGCGGCTCACCCAGCACCGTGTCCTCCTCCTACAAGCGCAGCGCGCTGGCCCCGCGCCTCGCCTACAGCTCCGCCATGCTCAGCTCGGCCGAGAGCAGCCTCGACTTCAGCCAGTCCTCGTCTCTGCTTAACGGCGGTTCTGGGCCGGGCGGCGACTACAAGCTGTCCCGCTCCAACGAGAAGGAGCAGCTGCAGGGCCTGAACGACCGCTTCGCGGGCTACATCGAGAAGGTCCACTACCTGGAGCAGCAAAACAAGGAGATCGAGGCGGAGATCCAGGCGCTGCGGCAGAAGCAGGCCTCGCACGCCCAGCTGGGCGACGCGTACGACCAGGAAATCCGCGAGCTGCGCGCCACCCTGGAGATGGTGAACCACGAGAAGGCGCAGGTTCAGCTGGACTCGGACCACCTGGAAGAGGACATCCACCGGCTCAAGGAGCGCTTCGAGGAGGAGGCACGGCTGCGCGACGACACGGAGGCGGCCATCCGCGCGCTGCGCAAAGACATCGAGGAGTCGTCGCTGGTCAAGGTGGAGCTGGACAAGAAGGTGCAGTCGCTGCAGGATGAGGTGGCCTTCCTGCGGAGCAATCACGAGGAGGAGGTGGCCGACCTGCTGGCCCAGATCCAAGCGTCACACATCACCGTGGAGCGCAAAGACTACCTGAAGACGGACATCTCGACGGCGCTGAAAGAGATCCGCTCCCAGCTCGAGTGTCACTCCGACCAGAACATGCACCAGGCCGAAGAGTGGTTTAAGTGCCGCTACGCCAAGCTCACCGAGGCGGCCGAGCAGAACAAGGAAGCCATCCGCTCCGCCAAGGAAGAGATCGCCGAGTACCGGCGCCAGCTGCAGTCCAAGAGCATCGAGCTCGAGTCAGTGCGCGGCACCAAGGAGTCCCTGGAGCGGCAGCTCAGCGACATTGAGGAGCGCCACAACCACGACCTTAGCAGCTACCAG GACACCATCCAGCAGCTGGAAAATGAGCTTCGGGGCACCAAGTGGGAAATGGCTCGTCATCTGCGAGAATACCAGGATCTCCTCAACGTCAAGATGGCTCTGGATATTGAGATCGCCGCGTACAG GAAACTCCTGGAGGGTGAGGAGACCAGATTTAGCACATTCGCAGGAAGCATCACTGGGCCGCTGTATACACACCGACAGCCCTCGATCGCCATATCCAGTAAGATTCAGAAAACCAAGGTAGAGGCTCCCAAGCTAAAGGTCCAACACAAATTTGTTGAGGAGATCATTGAGGAAACCAAGGTGGAAGATGAGAAATCAGAAATGGAAGAAGCCCTGACGGCCATTACCGAGGAATTGGCCGTTTCCATGAAAGAGGAGGTCAAGGAAGAGGAGGCtgaagaaaaggaggagaaagaagcagcTGAAGAAGAAGTTGTCGCTGCCAAAAAGTCTCCAGTGAAAGCTGCTGCACCGGAACTTAAAGAAGAGGAagcagaaaaggaggaggaagagggccaagaggaagaggaagaggaagaggaggccgCTAAGTCAGACCAAGCCGAGGAAGGAGGATCTGAGAAGGAAGTTTCtagtgaaaaagaagaggaaggagaaacagaggctgagggggaaggagaggaagccGCCGAAgctaaggaggaaaagaaaacggAGGAAAAGGCCGAAGAAGTGGCTCCAAAGGAGGAGCTGGTGGCAGAAGCCAAGGTGGAGAAGCCGGAGAAAGCCAAGTCCCCGGTGCCCAAGTCCCCACTGGCCAAGTCCCCAGAGGCCAAGTCCCCAGCGGCAAAATCCCCGCCGGCCAAGTCCCCAGAGGCCAAGTCCCCAGCTGCAAAATCCCCGCCGGCCAAGTCCCCAGAGGCCAAGTCCCCAGCTGCAAAATCCCCACCGGCCAAGTCCCCAGAGGCCAAGTCCCCAGCGGCAAAATCCCCGCCGGCCAAGTCCCCAGCAGCAAAGTCCCCAGCAGCAAAATCACCCGTGGAGGAAGTGAAACCCAAAGCAGAAGCTGGAGCTGAGAaaggagaacagaaagagaaggtggaggaagaaaagaaagaagaagccaAGGCATCTCCCAAGGAAGAGAaggtagagaaaaaggaagagaagccaaaggatgTGCCAGAGAAGAAGGCTGAGTCCCCAGTGAAGGCGGAGTCCCCCGTGAAGGAGGAGGTGCCCGCCAAGCCAGTAAAGGTGAGCCCCGAGAAGGAAGCCAAAGAGGAGGAGAAGCcacaggagaaagagaaggagaaggagaaagtggaagaggtgggagggaaggaggagggaggtttGAAGGAATCCAGGAAGGAAGACATAGCCATCAatggggaggtggaggggaaggaggaagaacagGAAACCAAGGAGAAAGGCAGTgggggagaagaggagaaaggagtggTCACCAACGGGCTCGACGTGAGCCCAGCGGATGAAAAGAAGGGCGGTGACAAAAGTGAGGAGAAAGTGATGGTAACCAAAATGATAGAAAAAATCACCAGTGAGGGGGGAGATGGTGCTACCAAGTATATCACCAAATCTGTAACCGTCACTCAAAAGGTCGAAGAGCATGAAGAGACCTTTGAGGAGAAACTAGTGTCTACTAAAAAGGTAGAGAAAGTCACTTCACACGCCATAGTAAAGGAAGTCACCCACAGTGACTAA